A window of Synechococcus sp. MEDNS5 contains these coding sequences:
- the psb28 gene encoding photosystem II reaction center protein Psb28: MADGDKAAIQFFRGTNEPVVPDIRLTRSRDGRTGQATFIFEQPEALAPETLGNIAGMWMVDEEGEMVTREVNGKFVNGKPSALEATYTWKTEQDFERFMRFAERYAETKGLGYSNNSGDNEGADEASEG; this comes from the coding sequence ATGGCAGACGGCGACAAGGCGGCGATTCAGTTCTTCCGCGGTACAAATGAACCCGTTGTGCCTGATATCAGGCTCACCCGCAGCCGGGATGGGCGTACGGGGCAGGCCACATTCATCTTTGAACAACCTGAAGCTCTGGCTCCAGAAACTCTCGGCAATATCGCTGGTATGTGGATGGTGGATGAGGAAGGTGAGATGGTGACCCGCGAGGTCAATGGCAAGTTCGTTAACGGCAAGCCATCGGCCCTGGAGGCCACTTACACCTGGAAAACAGAGCAGGATTTTGAACGCTTCATGCGTTTTGCTGAACGCTACGCCGAAACCAAAGGGCTGGGTTATTCGAATAACTCAGGTGACAATGAAGGCGCCGACGAAGCATCTGAAGGGTGA
- the secD gene encoding protein translocase subunit SecD translates to MARQQGWFALILALTIAAASVLSSFPLQLGLDLRGGSQLTLEVQPAGAITAIKPEQLDAVKLVLERRVNGLGVAESTLQTVGNDQLLLQLPGVTDPSRAARVLGSTALLEFRAQKPGTEEEMRSLLQLRAQLESVLAAKAETFEDDDASINPEDLAKVQEALGLDGNANSEKEQLEQLLERTNSEIVDRFEPAALTGKDLVTAGRQQRQNSSGWEVTLGFNAEGGDRFAKLTQSIAGTDRLLGIVLDGRPISEASVGPEFKAAGIAGGAATITGDFTAEEARDLEVQLRGGSLPLPVEILEVRTIGPTLGAENVRRSLIAALSGLVLVGVFMVVTYRLAGIVAVMALGLYALFNLAVYALIPVTLTLPGIAGFILSIGMAVDANVLIFERIKDELRRGNTLIRSIENGFKEAISSILDGHLTTLISCGALFFLGTGLVKGFAATLGIGVVLSLFTALTCTRTLLRFLMSYQGLRRPTNFLPAGQLPSSAA, encoded by the coding sequence ATGGCCCGTCAACAGGGCTGGTTTGCCCTCATCCTCGCGCTGACGATCGCGGCAGCGTCTGTTCTTTCCAGCTTCCCTCTGCAGCTCGGTCTTGATTTGCGCGGGGGCAGTCAACTCACCCTTGAAGTTCAGCCAGCCGGTGCAATCACTGCGATCAAGCCTGAACAGCTTGATGCTGTGAAGCTCGTGCTGGAGCGTCGCGTTAACGGACTGGGTGTGGCTGAATCCACCTTGCAGACCGTCGGGAATGACCAACTGCTTCTGCAGCTCCCCGGTGTGACCGATCCAAGCCGTGCCGCCCGCGTTCTCGGCAGCACAGCTCTGCTCGAATTCAGAGCTCAGAAACCCGGCACTGAAGAGGAGATGCGCAGCCTTCTGCAGCTTCGTGCTCAGTTGGAAAGTGTTTTAGCTGCCAAAGCGGAGACTTTCGAAGACGATGACGCTTCCATCAATCCCGAGGACTTAGCCAAGGTTCAAGAGGCTCTCGGCTTAGACGGTAACGCCAACAGTGAAAAGGAGCAGCTTGAGCAGCTCCTCGAGCGCACCAATTCAGAGATCGTTGATCGTTTTGAACCAGCAGCTCTCACCGGTAAAGATCTGGTGACTGCCGGTCGTCAGCAACGACAGAATTCTTCCGGATGGGAGGTCACCCTCGGTTTCAATGCTGAGGGGGGGGATCGCTTCGCCAAGCTCACCCAATCCATCGCTGGAACCGACCGGCTCCTCGGCATCGTTCTCGATGGCAGACCGATCAGCGAAGCCAGTGTGGGTCCTGAATTTAAAGCTGCTGGTATCGCTGGCGGAGCCGCCACTATCACAGGTGATTTCACAGCTGAAGAAGCCAGGGATCTTGAGGTTCAGCTTCGGGGTGGATCGTTGCCTCTTCCCGTTGAGATCCTCGAGGTGCGCACCATCGGACCCACGCTTGGGGCGGAAAACGTCCGTCGCAGCCTGATTGCTGCTTTGTCTGGCCTGGTTCTGGTCGGCGTCTTCATGGTGGTGACCTACCGCCTTGCCGGAATTGTTGCGGTGATGGCTCTAGGCCTATACGCCCTGTTCAATCTGGCGGTGTACGCCCTCATCCCCGTCACACTAACGCTGCCGGGGATCGCGGGTTTCATCCTCAGCATTGGAATGGCAGTGGACGCCAACGTCTTGATTTTTGAGCGAATCAAGGATGAGTTGCGTCGCGGCAACACCCTGATCCGTTCGATCGAAAACGGTTTCAAAGAAGCCATTTCCTCAATTCTTGATGGACACCTCACCACCCTGATCAGCTGCGGAGCGCTCTTTTTCCTTGGTACAGGTCTGGTCAAAGGCTTTGCGGCCACTCTCGGCATCGGTGTCGTCCTCAGTCTCTTCACTGCCCTCACCTGTACGCGCACTCTGCTGCGTTTCCTGATGAGTTATCAGGGGCTGCGCAGACCCACCAATTTTCTGCCCGCCGGGCAACTCCCCTCGTCTGCCGCCTGA
- the secF gene encoding protein translocase subunit SecF, protein MAISSSDQDRSLRLPLTSRRRQVWLISVLVLLFSLSGIVMSWTNPQIRSPLRPGLDFTGGTKIQLERRCAEACRDLSVSTIEKTLASIQLPVEPGRRAPNLDAARVQLLDRGQSVVLRMPALTASQGQSVIQALEPVAGPLEAGGQSVDTIGPSLGGQLLRSSLISLLVAFSGIALYITLRYDRRFAFLALVALAHDIVIVCGVFAWLGLLTGLEVDSLFAVALLTIAGYSVNDTVVVFDRIRERQREDGDLPLTVQVDRAVSATLTRTLYTSGTTLLPLIALILFGGSTLYWFAVALALGVVVGSWSSIALAPSLLTLWPSRSGAQASA, encoded by the coding sequence ATGGCCATCTCCAGTTCCGATCAAGACCGTTCTCTCCGTTTGCCACTCACGAGCCGCAGGCGTCAGGTTTGGTTGATCTCCGTGTTGGTGCTCCTGTTCAGCCTGAGTGGCATTGTCATGAGCTGGACCAACCCCCAGATCCGCTCTCCTCTCAGGCCTGGGCTTGATTTCACTGGTGGCACCAAGATCCAGTTGGAACGTCGCTGTGCTGAGGCCTGCCGTGATTTGAGCGTCAGCACCATCGAAAAAACCCTGGCTTCGATTCAACTTCCCGTAGAACCCGGCCGAAGGGCTCCAAATCTGGATGCTGCCAGGGTTCAACTTCTTGATCGTGGGCAGTCGGTGGTTCTGCGGATGCCAGCTCTTACGGCATCGCAGGGACAGTCGGTGATTCAGGCCCTAGAACCCGTTGCCGGTCCCCTTGAAGCTGGAGGCCAGTCTGTCGACACGATTGGACCAAGTCTCGGCGGTCAGTTGCTGCGCAGCAGCTTGATCTCCTTACTGGTTGCTTTCTCAGGGATTGCTCTTTACATCACTCTCCGCTACGACCGACGCTTTGCGTTTCTGGCTCTTGTGGCACTCGCTCACGACATCGTGATTGTTTGTGGTGTGTTTGCCTGGCTCGGTTTGCTCACGGGTCTTGAGGTTGACAGCCTGTTTGCCGTTGCTCTCCTCACCATTGCGGGCTACTCGGTCAACGACACGGTGGTGGTGTTCGATCGCATTCGTGAACGTCAACGGGAGGACGGAGATCTTCCGCTCACGGTGCAAGTCGATCGAGCCGTTTCCGCAACGTTGACTCGCACGTTGTACACAAGCGGGACCACCTTGCTACCTCTGATTGCTCTGATTCTCTTTGGCGGATCAACGTTGTACTGGTTTGCTGTCGCTCTGGCTCTTGGTGTTGTGGTGGGGAGCTGGTCCAGCATCGCGTTGGCCCCCTCACTGCTCACCCTCTGGCCGAGTCGTAGCGGTGCCCAGGCCAGTGCCTGA
- a CDS encoding AI-2E family transporter: protein MKFQHWLGLAALLISGLLLWSLRDVLIHLFAGVVLAMALCTLVGALRERWSLARPLALLVCLLGLASVVAIAVAVILPPFFSQFQQLLLQLPAAARELQQIITAWLSSASTLVYGQNSQPAITPSDLSNGLSGLPSGSALASGVTGSLKGLLGLAGNVGSGLVQLLFVIAVTLMVSIQPVAYREVGIQLVPSFYRRRARTILLQCGDALSSWMIGVLISSFCVAVLAGIGLTLLGVKLVVANALLAGLLNVIPNVGPTLSTVFPMSVALVDAPWKALAVLVFYVVIQNVESYVITPSVMQHQVNLLPGLTLTAQFIFTVLFGPLGLLMALPLAVVLQVLIREIVIHDLLDPWKKRRVNA from the coding sequence GTGAAGTTTCAGCATTGGCTCGGGTTAGCGGCATTGCTGATTTCCGGGCTACTGCTCTGGAGCCTGCGTGACGTTCTGATTCACCTCTTCGCAGGGGTTGTGTTGGCGATGGCTCTCTGCACTTTGGTGGGAGCCCTACGTGAGCGCTGGTCCCTGGCGAGGCCGCTTGCATTGCTGGTGTGTTTGCTCGGGTTGGCGTCCGTGGTGGCGATCGCGGTAGCAGTGATTCTTCCTCCGTTTTTCAGCCAGTTTCAGCAGCTTCTGCTGCAACTCCCAGCTGCCGCCAGGGAACTGCAGCAGATCATCACCGCTTGGCTGAGTTCCGCATCGACCCTCGTCTACGGCCAGAACTCTCAACCGGCGATCACTCCCTCTGATCTCTCCAACGGCCTCTCAGGGCTCCCGAGCGGCTCCGCTCTGGCCTCAGGAGTTACCGGGAGTCTGAAGGGATTGCTTGGATTGGCAGGAAACGTCGGCAGCGGTCTCGTTCAGCTGTTGTTCGTGATTGCCGTGACCTTGATGGTGAGCATCCAGCCGGTGGCCTACCGAGAAGTGGGGATTCAGTTGGTGCCCTCGTTCTATCGACGCAGAGCGAGAACCATCCTGCTCCAATGTGGTGATGCGCTCAGCAGCTGGATGATCGGTGTGCTGATCAGCTCATTTTGTGTTGCAGTTCTCGCTGGTATCGGTCTCACGTTGCTGGGCGTGAAGCTTGTCGTCGCCAATGCACTCCTGGCAGGTCTTCTCAACGTGATCCCGAACGTGGGCCCCACTCTCAGCACGGTGTTTCCCATGTCGGTTGCCCTCGTGGATGCCCCTTGGAAAGCCCTTGCCGTTCTCGTTTTCTATGTGGTGATTCAGAACGTTGAAAGCTATGTGATCACCCCTTCAGTGATGCAGCACCAGGTGAATCTGCTTCCGGGTCTCACGCTCACGGCTCAATTCATCTTCACGGTGTTGTTCGGCCCACTGGGTCTGTTGATGGCCTTGCCACTTGCCGTTGTGCTGCAGGTGCTGATCCGTGAAATCGTGATTCACGATCTTCTCGACCCCTGGAAGAAGCGGCGGGTTAACGCATGA
- a CDS encoding AI-2E family transporter, which produces MNPRNLLAALTLVVLTLLVWQLRWVLLVLFGSVVLAVALDVPVQGLIDRFRIQRSLALLVVVVLLIIGGLGVFRLLLPELITQFGQLTSLLPSLLGKIRTILASQPQLAELNQTIPEQFSWDKVQPVGSQLLGFAGGAANGFIQVLLMSLLAILLALDPEAHRRMVIAATPRPARAAMAEVLDSCRAALGGWLAGMTLSATAVFFLTWAGLAALRVPLALLSALICGVLTFVPTIGPTAATLLPLGIALLISPALMVQVLALRLVIQNLEAFLLTPLLLRRTVNLLPTVALTSQLSLGALLGLPGVLLALPLVVVLQVGMEQVVVQRIMDRWT; this is translated from the coding sequence ATGAATCCACGCAATTTGCTGGCTGCTCTGACCCTGGTGGTGTTGACACTGCTGGTTTGGCAGTTGCGTTGGGTCTTGTTGGTCCTGTTTGGTTCTGTCGTCTTGGCCGTCGCCCTAGACGTACCGGTGCAGGGATTGATTGATCGCTTCAGGATCCAGCGGTCCCTGGCACTCCTCGTTGTGGTGGTGCTGCTGATCATTGGAGGCCTGGGGGTCTTCCGCTTGCTGCTACCAGAGCTGATCACGCAGTTCGGTCAGCTCACATCGCTTTTGCCAAGCCTTCTCGGCAAAATTCGAACGATTCTGGCCAGCCAGCCCCAGCTCGCGGAACTGAATCAAACCATTCCTGAGCAGTTCAGCTGGGACAAGGTTCAACCTGTGGGATCTCAGCTGCTTGGATTCGCCGGTGGAGCTGCCAACGGCTTCATCCAGGTTCTGCTGATGAGCCTTCTCGCTATTCTCCTCGCTCTCGATCCCGAAGCCCATCGGCGCATGGTGATCGCAGCAACGCCGAGGCCTGCAAGGGCCGCGATGGCTGAAGTGCTCGACTCCTGCAGGGCGGCTCTCGGAGGCTGGCTGGCTGGAATGACACTTTCGGCGACCGCAGTCTTCTTTCTGACCTGGGCCGGTCTGGCGGCACTGAGAGTTCCTTTGGCTTTGCTGAGTGCCTTGATCTGTGGTGTGCTCACGTTCGTCCCCACAATCGGCCCGACTGCTGCCACGCTGCTCCCCCTTGGGATTGCTCTGCTGATCTCCCCGGCGTTGATGGTGCAGGTGCTGGCGCTGCGCTTAGTGATTCAGAACCTGGAGGCTTTCCTGCTGACGCCCCTTCTCCTGCGTAGGACAGTGAATCTGTTGCCAACGGTGGCACTGACGTCCCAGCTCAGCCTGGGGGCATTGCTGGGTCTTCCTGGCGTGCTGTTAGCGCTGCCTCTTGTCGTGGTGCTTCAAGTGGGAATGGAGCAAGTCGTGGTTCAACGCATCATGGACCGTTGGACTTAG
- a CDS encoding flavin reductase family protein: MTLDLEAKKTLLRKIPHGLFICGVAEGDVVNGFTASWVTQGSFEPPLVVMAVKADSTSNGMIQRTGRFSLNVLASDQKDLAAVFFKPQAAVGGRFEAAPYELGPLGLPILKDGLGGVECELVGQLAHGDHTVFIGEVKSSKLHRDAPALELGTTGWQYGG, encoded by the coding sequence ATGACTCTTGATCTCGAAGCCAAGAAAACGCTGTTGCGCAAAATTCCCCATGGACTCTTCATCTGCGGGGTGGCCGAGGGTGATGTGGTCAATGGATTCACAGCAAGCTGGGTTACCCAGGGTTCCTTTGAGCCACCCCTTGTGGTGATGGCTGTGAAAGCTGACAGCACCAGCAATGGAATGATCCAGCGCACAGGCCGTTTTTCTCTCAACGTGCTTGCCAGCGATCAGAAGGATCTGGCTGCTGTGTTCTTCAAGCCCCAGGCAGCCGTGGGTGGCCGTTTTGAAGCGGCACCCTATGAACTGGGTCCTCTCGGCTTACCGATTCTCAAGGATGGTCTTGGGGGCGTGGAGTGTGAGCTGGTTGGCCAGCTCGCCCACGGCGATCACACGGTGTTCATCGGGGAAGTTAAATCCTCCAAACTGCATCGCGATGCTCCTGCTCTTGAGCTGGGGACAACGGGTTGGCAGTATGGCGGCTGA